AAAGCACCTTTACCTGCCTGAAGTCCAACAAACAACCCTGCAAATAATTTTGGATGTGCAGCAGCTGTTTTTATAAGTGGCATAAGTATTGTTGACACATTCTTTATATATTGAATTCCAACTGTTCCAACTGCTTTAATATCTCCAGCCATTGTTTTAATAGTATTTCCATATTGTTTTACTTTGGCTGGATTATCAAAAGACTTCAGAAAAGCTTGCAGCTTGTTTCCGCCAACTGTTGCTATATTGCCAATCTCTTTCTGCAATTCAGCAAAGGCTTTTGATTTTTGAATTTTCTCAAGTAATGGGTCTATTGCCTGTAACTGCTTCTTAAAATTATCAAACAATCCTCCTTTTATAGTTTCACCTTTATCATTTATTCCTGCAAGGCTTCTTCCCATACTTCCAATAGAATTTTGTCCCCTGTTTATTAATCCTTGGGCAGTATTTGAATAATCTTTTGTTGAATTGCCATACTTAGAATTTATAATATTCATTACAGAGTTTAATGCCTGGTCACCTTTCATATTTGTAATTTCATTTTTATCATTAAACTTCATTCCTGATTTTTCTAAATCACTTTTATTAATACCTAGTTTCTTTAATCCATTATTAATACCTAGTTTCTTTAATCCATCAAGTGCTTCTCCCATTTGTCCATTTTTAACTAGTGAAAAATCATGTGCTATATCCTCAGTAGAAGCATTTTTATGTGAGACACTCAGATTCATTAATGGTTCTAAATATTTTTTAGCATCTAAACCATTTGAAGCAAGTTGTCCCACTGCATTTATTGTATCGGAACTTTTAAGTGAATTATTCTGTGCTTCCTTATAAGCAAAACCCATCATTTCAGATCCCTTTGTTTTGCTATTCATTATAGATTGCATATTAAATAATTGCTGTTCATTAGATGAAGCACTTCCAATTGTCCAGCCATATAGTTTTTTACCAACATCCATATTTATAATACTTTTTGTGGCATTCCTTATACTAGTCAATTTTTGTTTTATATCCTTCAATACTTTACTTGCTTCATCTTTAATCTTAATAGTTGGCTTGAATGTCTCTGATGCAAATGACTTTAAGTGTCCTCCAATTCTACTAATACTACTTGATGCAACATCTTTAGCAGCTATGGTTATTATAATATCTCTTCGCATACTTTCCATAGCCCTTTTAGTCTGAGTTAATTTTTTTACGGTATTACCTTTAACTTTAAATTCCCTTGAACACAAACCTTCCATCTGCTTTTTAGCTTTAGCTACAGAATCAGCAAAAGTATCTGTTCTATCTATTGCTTTTTTTATTTGAGCTGAAAAGTTGTCTTCTAAACTCAAACTTGTCTTTATTTCTGCCAATTGCTCACCTCCTTTTACTTAAAAATACAATTTATATAACACTAACTGGAAATACAGGTGTTTTATTTATCTCCATACCCTTCACTTTATTGTTTCTATCTTCAATATACTTATTCCAAAAAGCTCTGGTAAACAATTTGTCACCAGAGCTATAATTCCAATACTCAGACGGCTTTGTTATTCTTTTTTCTTTCCAGAGTTCGTACATGAGCCTGATTTCCCCATCTGAGTCGATAAGTTTTTTATTTCTTTGACTGCATCTTTATTAAACCCGCTTAATTCAGTTACCACAGTATAAATTGAGCTTACCTCTCCAGGTAAAAATATCTTTCCTACTGCATCAGATGCACTTATACCTCCAAAATATTCAACTATCTTTTGATTATTCAAGTTAGGATCTTTTACTCCTCTTATTACAGTTTCTACTTGTATATTTTTATCAGTATTTATTTTACCGTCAGCACTCAAAGACACACTTTCCTGCAATTCTTCATATTCATCAGAAGTTAATGCTTGACAAGTAATAACAAAAGGCTCTCCTAAATTTTCAGAAAGCCTTTTTATCTCAATTTCCCTTGTTGGTCTTACAAGTTTTGTCTTATCCAATTTTAGTAACAAATCTACTTTATTGTTCATAATACGAAAATCCTCCTCAAATTTAGTTTATATTATACTTGGGTTAATAGTATCCAATGTTTCAAAAGCTTCGAAAGTAAATGGTACTGACTCTGTTCCCAGGCTCTTTGCTTTCCAGTTTGCAAGTGTCAATTCATCAAACTTTACTCCAATAAGCTTTATTCTTTCTGTTCCTCCATTTCCTGGGTCAGACAATTTACTTATAATATTAAACACAGGTTCTTTCCCATTTAGTACTGAATCACCTATCAAAAGTATCATTCTTGAAGAAACTTTATTCATAGTCAAAGTTCCACTTCCTTCAACAGATGTTATCTTATATTTTTTAAACATTGTGCCACACATAGGTACTTCAGATTTATTCATCTTGAATTTTGCTTGAAGTCCAGTTGCCTCACTAACCTGTTGATCGTCAATCCATACGGAACCAAAGTTACCATACATAGTTTTTTCTTCATTATAATTTCCAATTGAATTCATATATAATCCCCCCTAAACTGCTATTGCAAATTGAATGTCTTCCATAACATCAACAATTTTTTGATTTCCTGATATAAATACTTTATCTCCTGTATTGGCCTCTTTAATTTCCTGTTCGGTCATTTGGTCTACAGTTCTACCATCAGACATTTTATAGTTCACACTCTTTAGATATTCCATTTGTGATTGAATATCTATATTTATACTGCTTTTACCCTTGTCCAAAAGTCCCTGGGATTCCAACTGCTCAAAATAAATTCCAATTGCACTTATTAAAAGTATTTTATGGTCATAATCATTACTTACCTTACCTATATAACTATCTTCAGCAACCTTTTTTATATCCTGGTTTTCTTGATCCATAATATCTATTACCTTGATCTTTTTATAACTTTCATCTTCATCACTAGTAAGTGTTGCCAAACTATTCACTGCTCTTGCTACTTTTACCTTTTCACCATCGTTTATAAGAATAAGTTTTCCAGCATCTACAGCTGTATCTGCTTCATCCTTAGTCAGGTGGTCACAATCTATGAGTTCAGGTAAAGCTGCATATGTTGCTGATGAATTTAGTGGAGTACCTGCTAAAAGTCCTGCTATTCTACTGCAATATTCCTTTGCTGTATACTCCTTGCCAGTTTGTTTATTACTTTTATTGCAGTAATTTATTATTCCAACACTATCCCCAGCACAATTTGGGAGTACAGCCTTAACGTTTTTTCCTTTATTGCTTCTCAATCCTTTTATCCATGAAGCAAAATTCGTTACAGCTGAATCATCAATTTCTGGAACAGCTATATAATCCCACTTAATAGTTTCAAGATAATGCTGAGCTTCTGCATAATCCACTGCTGGAGCAGCCCCTCCTTCTACTGCCACTGGTTTTGCAACTATATAAGCTATAACCTTCTTAGGTGGATTTATATATCCAACGAAAGCAAGACTAATTTGTTCTTTGTTTTCTTCAGTTAATATATTGGGGATATCATCCACGCCACTCATAACTATTGGATTGATATCAGGAACTTTATCCTCCAATATCAATGCAACTATTCCTCTCTCGCCCCTTTGTACAGCCGTTTGGCCGGCATGTCTAAACATAATATTTATACTTGGTAAACCCATTATTTTATTACCTCCTTATTAAATTGAACTTCTTTCATGAGTTCATAATTTTGAGTATCTTTATTGATTTGATCTCTTATTGAAACCAGATAATCCAAACTTATTTGAAAATGTAATACAAAATCAACTATTTGGCATTCTGTCTTTAAAATATCAATATATCTATCCTTAACCTTAATTCCATTTACAAAACTTTGTTCTAATTTGTTTTCCATATCATATAAGTCATCATTACATTCCGTCTTTGGGAAGAAATGAATGTCTACAGTCAGAGATGGATTTTTAGTAAACATATTTGATCTCACTGTACTTATAGGAATTACTTGTATAAAAAAAGCAGGCGGATCAAACCCCTGTCTTATCTCTTCATCGTATATTTCATATTCTTTAAATTCACTGCTTAGTTTCAAGCTTACAGCATCCTTTATATCTCTTAATTCAATCATGATATATACTCCTTAATTTTACTGTTAAACCAGTTTGAAATATATTCGGGTAAATCTTTTTCCAATTTTTCCGAACTGATTTTAAACATATGCTTGCCTGGAACAAACGCAATTTTGCCATGTTCTTTATAGGTATCCGGATGGGGTGCTTTTCCAAGTCTAGTTTTATGGCCGTATTCAACATAGCTTATAGAATCTAATGTACTAAATATTTCTATATAATACTTATTACCTTCCCTAACCAAGTTTCCTACTTTCAAGCTTTTTATTAAATCTTCACAACCTTTTCCATCCGCTGTATCCATAATTTTATTCTTGATTTCTGTGAGAGCTTTATTTGCAACTATTAAAATTTGCTTTTCAAGTTCTTCATCAAGCTTACCTTTGATAAGCTTGTTCATGCTATCTTTATATTCATCCAATCCCTTTATATCCAGGCCCATTATGATTTCTCCTTTCTAAAAAGTGGTACTTCAAGATGACTTTTATAGTAAAAAGGTTCTCCGGCTTCATATTCCCTCATAACTCCATTTTCAAGCATGACTTGTACGTAGTCTCCTGAGACAATAGGACTATCCGGAGCACAAAACATGATAGAATTATACTGTATATTATTTATTGTATTTGTTTGATTTACATTTGCAGCGTCCTTTCTAGATACTGCACATTTCATATTTTCTACTTTTGTCTCCAATTTAAATGCTAAAGCACCATTTTCTTTTTTATACTTTACTTCTCCCTTGACAGTTGCTCTATCAAAATAAGTCAGGCTTAGTATATCTGCTTCTGCCATATTACCAGACAACCTTTCTAAAATTATTCAATTCTCTCATCTCATCAGCTTCAAAACTTAGCAGTATTCTTTCATCCTTTTCACTAGAAGCTTCATATTCTATCCTGGTATCACCTCTTTGAATAGACTTAACTTCTTTATTGTTACTATTTTTCAGTTTATACTGTATTATGGATATAACCTTATCCTCTACAAATTCTTCTAATTTTTTAGGTAAACTTTTAATATTGCAATAATTAAGCACCTTTTGAGTAACTTTTTCTATATATTCACTAATGATTTTATCTTTGGAATCATCTTGTATTTCTAAAATATCTTTTATATTTTCCAACATAATCTATTCTCCTCAAAAAGAAAAGGTTAAATTTTCTTATTTAACTTTAGCAATGTATATCTGATCAGCATAAGGAAATGATGGCAAGCAAGTAGCAACTGCTTTTGTCCACCTAGCTACGGGATCTTTAGTGCTGTATATTTCAGCTACGATGTTTCCAAAAGATTCTATTTTCGTATCATTTCTACCTCTTAATTCTATTTCTTCTGCAGTTAATCCATAAACAGTATCTCCCAATTTACTATCTGGAAGTAATACAAATTTGCCATCCTCAAAATATCTCTTAACTATATACTTTCCATCATTACCTTGTGTCCTATACTGTGAATCATAAGTTGCTATTTGAGGCAAATCCATAGAGGATAATAATTGATTAAGCATATCTTTAGTTACTAGCCTGTCTGCATTAATTCCAAATATAGCTTTTCTTATTGACACATCAGTTAAAAGCAGATTTAATACTGACTTAGAAGTTACAGCTCTAGTAGGAGTATAACCTACATTTTGTACTACTTTATCAGTCCAATTATAAATATCTTCTAATATTTTTGCATCTGCAGATGTCCAATCAGTTGTGCCTTGTTGTGCTGCAGGAGTTCCGTAATCTATGGAAATTTTAACCCCATTTTCATTTATATTGAGCTTTCCAGTAGTTATAACTTCCATTCTCATAGCTTCTATTCTAGTTTTAACACTATTTATCATATTATCTACATCATTATAAATCTGGTTAACAGCTTGCGTTTCTTCTTGAGGGCTTCTTGGAAAATTTAATTGTATTATTAATTTTTCATCCATTTTAATTTTTCTTTTGATTAATGCCAATTCTTCTACACTATAAGAAGCCCCATCCCTTGAACCTATTTCAGTTTCAGTATCAAATCCATGTATACTAGCGCTTACAGGCAAGTTATTAGCTCCCTTTATCATTTTAAAATCCAATCCCTCTATCTTTGTTTCAGGAAACAATATGTCCCCTAACATTGGTATTTGTTCTCTTGTTTTTACATAATTTAAAATTGCCTGTGGTGAAAACAACTCTTCTACTCTAGTCATTCATATTCACTCCTATCTAAATTTTATTTCTTTTAATGCTGTTTTTGCTGCATCAACAGGCTTAACAGGAAGCCTATCTTCTAATACATAACCTTCAACCATCAATGATCCCACTTGAGGACCTTGTGTAACATCCACACTAGAAAACAATATTCCTGCAGCAGTAGCATCATTAACTACTTTCCCATTTAC
The genomic region above belongs to Clostridium sp. AWRP and contains:
- a CDS encoding phage head-tail connector protein; its protein translation is MLENIKDILEIQDDSKDKIISEYIEKVTQKVLNYCNIKSLPKKLEEFVEDKVISIIQYKLKNSNNKEVKSIQRGDTRIEYEASSEKDERILLSFEADEMRELNNFRKVVW
- a CDS encoding phage tail tube protein — encoded protein: MNSIGNYNEEKTMYGNFGSVWIDDQQVSEATGLQAKFKMNKSEVPMCGTMFKKYKITSVEGSGTLTMNKVSSRMILLIGDSVLNGKEPVFNIISKLSDPGNGGTERIKLIGVKFDELTLANWKAKSLGTESVPFTFEAFETLDTINPSII
- a CDS encoding major capsid protein: MTRVEELFSPQAILNYVKTREQIPMLGDILFPETKIEGLDFKMIKGANNLPVSASIHGFDTETEIGSRDGASYSVEELALIKRKIKMDEKLIIQLNFPRSPQEETQAVNQIYNDVDNMINSVKTRIEAMRMEVITTGKLNINENGVKISIDYGTPAAQQGTTDWTSADAKILEDIYNWTDKVVQNVGYTPTRAVTSKSVLNLLLTDVSIRKAIFGINADRLVTKDMLNQLLSSMDLPQIATYDSQYRTQGNDGKYIVKRYFEDGKFVLLPDSKLGDTVYGLTAEEIELRGRNDTKIESFGNIVAEIYSTKDPVARWTKAVATCLPSFPYADQIYIAKVK
- a CDS encoding HK97 gp10 family phage protein — translated: MGLDIKGLDEYKDSMNKLIKGKLDEELEKQILIVANKALTEIKNKIMDTADGKGCEDLIKSLKVGNLVREGNKYYIEIFSTLDSISYVEYGHKTRLGKAPHPDTYKEHGKIAFVPGKHMFKISSEKLEKDLPEYISNWFNSKIKEYIS
- a CDS encoding DUF6838 family protein, yielding MIELRDIKDAVSLKLSSEFKEYEIYDEEIRQGFDPPAFFIQVIPISTVRSNMFTKNPSLTVDIHFFPKTECNDDLYDMENKLEQSFVNGIKVKDRYIDILKTECQIVDFVLHFQISLDYLVSIRDQINKDTQNYELMKEVQFNKEVIK
- a CDS encoding phage tail sheath subtilisin-like domain-containing protein, with translation MGLPSINIMFRHAGQTAVQRGERGIVALILEDKVPDINPIVMSGVDDIPNILTEENKEQISLAFVGYINPPKKVIAYIVAKPVAVEGGAAPAVDYAEAQHYLETIKWDYIAVPEIDDSAVTNFASWIKGLRSNKGKNVKAVLPNCAGDSVGIINYCNKSNKQTGKEYTAKEYCSRIAGLLAGTPLNSSATYAALPELIDCDHLTKDEADTAVDAGKLILINDGEKVKVARAVNSLATLTSDEDESYKKIKVIDIMDQENQDIKKVAEDSYIGKVSNDYDHKILLISAIGIYFEQLESQGLLDKGKSSINIDIQSQMEYLKSVNYKMSDGRTVDQMTEQEIKEANTGDKVFISGNQKIVDVMEDIQFAIAV